One segment of Streptomyces sp. YIM 121038 DNA contains the following:
- a CDS encoding 2-dehydropantoate 2-reductase N-terminal domain-containing protein, whose amino-acid sequence MSGGYTVGVIGAGAIGQTVAALLAVEPWCSRLLVTSRTAEAAHGLVTDLEDARQLTAGARAFTAARADMGDADALVICPRATFTNTRTADVRMAGLAANAPVIAEWAHTLTGYPGTVVMVTNPVDVLARYFAELSRARRVFGIGSATDTARYRLALAQHHAVPVETVDGYVIGEHGDGAVICASSTTINGRSATVPLDIVTAELRDRPRRINTGIGRVRNGPSAAVVSALRKLLAVEDGTDVLSVNRDGVWLGIRLQITDGQPTVTPLNLNERETAQFTAARTKLGAAYRIINPEGAPSCR is encoded by the coding sequence ATGAGCGGGGGCTACACGGTCGGCGTCATCGGCGCCGGCGCCATCGGCCAGACGGTCGCTGCCCTCCTGGCTGTCGAGCCGTGGTGTTCCCGGCTGCTGGTCACCTCCCGCACAGCCGAGGCCGCGCACGGCCTGGTGACCGATCTGGAAGATGCCCGGCAGCTCACAGCAGGCGCCCGCGCGTTCACGGCGGCGCGCGCCGATATGGGCGACGCGGACGCGCTGGTGATCTGCCCTCGCGCGACGTTCACCAACACCCGCACCGCGGACGTGCGCATGGCCGGACTCGCCGCGAACGCCCCCGTCATCGCCGAGTGGGCCCACACCCTGACCGGTTACCCGGGCACGGTGGTGATGGTCACCAATCCGGTCGACGTGCTGGCCCGCTACTTCGCCGAGCTGTCCCGCGCGCGCCGGGTGTTCGGGATCGGCTCCGCCACGGATACCGCCCGCTACCGGCTCGCACTCGCCCAGCACCACGCCGTGCCGGTCGAGACCGTGGACGGCTACGTGATCGGCGAACACGGCGACGGCGCCGTGATCTGCGCATCGTCGACCACCATCAACGGACGCTCCGCCACAGTGCCGCTCGACATCGTGACGGCCGAACTCCGCGACCGGCCACGCCGGATCAACACCGGGATCGGACGCGTGCGCAACGGCCCGAGCGCCGCCGTGGTGTCCGCCCTGCGCAAACTCCTGGCCGTCGAGGACGGCACGGATGTGCTGTCCGTCAACCGCGATGGTGTCTGGCTCGGAATCCGGTTGCAGATCACCGACGGCCAGCCCACCGTCACCCCCCTGAACCTGAACGAACGGGAAACCGCCCAGTTCACCGCCGCCCGCACCAAGTTGGGCGCCGCCTACCGCATCATCAACCCCGAAGGAGCACCCTCGTGCCGCTGA